From the Accipiter gentilis chromosome 15, bAccGen1.1, whole genome shotgun sequence genome, one window contains:
- the SESN1 gene encoding sestrin-1 isoform X4: MQTELGIRIPRPLGHGPSRFIPEKETIQVGNEDTMMHTLFADTFATLGRLDNVTLVMVFHPQYLESFLKTQHYLLQMDGPLPLHYRHYIGIMAAARHQCSYLVNLHVNDFLHVGGDPKWLNGLENAPQKLQNLGELNKMLAHRPWLITKEHIEQLLKTEENSWSLAELIHAVVLLTHYHSLASFTFGCGISPEIDCEGGHTFRPPSVSNYCICDITNGYHGVDEIHASPTGSIPSTESVCEVEALMEKMKQLQECRDEEEASQEEMATRFEREKRESMFVCSSEDEESAPSRDVSRHFEDTSYGYKDFSRHGMHVPTFRVQDYSWEDHGYSLVNRLYPDVGQLLDEKFHIAYNLTYNTMATHKDVDTSMLRRAIWNYIHCMFGIRYDDYDYGEINQLLDRSFKVYIKTVVCTPEKTTKRMYDSFWRQFEHSEKGQTTLSPLPLLTTPSAPQVHVNLLLVEARMQAELLYALRAITRYMT; encoded by the exons GAACTTGGAATAAGAATTCCTAGACCACTGGGACACGGACCAAGCAGATTCATCCCCGAGAAAGAG ACGATTCAAGTGGGAAACGAAGACACCATGATGCACACACTGTTTGCAGATACTTTTGCTACCCTGGGCCGATTGGACAATGTTACCTTGGTGATGGTTTTCCACCCACAATATCTTGAAAGCTTTCTAAAAACTCAGCACTATCTACTGCAAATGGACGGTCCACTCCCACTTCATTATCGACACTACATCGGGATAATG GCTGCAGCACGACATCAGTGCTCTTACCTTGTTAACCTCCATGTGAATGACTTCCTTCATGTCGGTGGAGACCCTAAATGGTTGAATGGTCTGGAAAATGCACCTCAAAAACTGCAGAATTTAGGAGAACTGAACAAAATGTTGGCTCACCGACCCTGGCTTATCACCAAGGAACATATCGAA caacttttgAAGACTGAAGAGAATAGCTGGTCCCTGGCAGAGCTGATCCACGCGGTCGTTCTCCTTACACACTACCACTCCCTTGCTTCTTTCACGTTTGGTTGTGGAATCAGCCCGGAGATCGACTGTGAAGGTGGTCACACCTTCAGGCCCCCTTCTGTCAGCAACTATTGCATATGCGATATTACAAATGGTTACCACGGGGTGGATGAAATTCACGCCAGCCCAACTGGAAGTATTCCA TCTACAGAGTCTGTCTGTGAAGTTGAAGCTCTTATGGAGAAAATGAAGCAGCTGCAGGAGTGTAGAGATGAAGAGGAAGCCAGCCAAGAAGAGATGGCTACACGttttgaaagagagaagagagaaagcatgTTCGTGTGTTCTTCAG AAGATGAAGAATCAGCACCATCAAGAGATGTGTCTCGTCACTTTGAGGATACCAGCTATGGTTACAAAGACTTCTCCAGACATGGAATGCATGTGCCCACCTTTCGTGTTCAG GATTATTCCTGGGAAGACCATGGCTATTCCTTGGTTAATCGTCTTTACCCAGATGTGGGACAACTACTTGATGAGAAGTTTCATATTGCCTATAATCTGACTTACAACACAATGGCCACGCACAAAGATGTGGATACCTCAATGCTAAGACGAGCTATTTGGAACTATATTCATTGTATGTTTGGAATAAG ATACGATGATTATGACTATGGTGAAATTAATCAGTTGTTGGACCGCAGCTTTAAAGTTTATATCAAGACTGTGGTTTGCACTCCTGAAAAGACCACAAAAAGAATGTATGATAGCTTCTGGAGGCAGTTTGAACACTCTGAGAAG GGGCAAACGACCTTATCACCTCTTCCTTTGCTAACAACCCCCTCTGCTCCACAG gtCCATGTAAATTTGCTTCTGGTAGAAGCTCGGATGCAAGCCGAACTACTTTATGCTCTGAGAGCTATTACTCGCTATATGACCTGA
- the SESN1 gene encoding sestrin-1 isoform X3, translated as MRVARPGPQHQELGIRIPRPLGHGPSRFIPEKETIQVGNEDTMMHTLFADTFATLGRLDNVTLVMVFHPQYLESFLKTQHYLLQMDGPLPLHYRHYIGIMAAARHQCSYLVNLHVNDFLHVGGDPKWLNGLENAPQKLQNLGELNKMLAHRPWLITKEHIEQLLKTEENSWSLAELIHAVVLLTHYHSLASFTFGCGISPEIDCEGGHTFRPPSVSNYCICDITNGYHGVDEIHASPTGSIPSTESVCEVEALMEKMKQLQECRDEEEASQEEMATRFEREKRESMFVCSSEDEESAPSRDVSRHFEDTSYGYKDFSRHGMHVPTFRVQDYSWEDHGYSLVNRLYPDVGQLLDEKFHIAYNLTYNTMATHKDVDTSMLRRAIWNYIHCMFGIRYDDYDYGEINQLLDRSFKVYIKTVVCTPEKTTKRMYDSFWRQFEHSEKGQTTLSPLPLLTTPSAPQVHVNLLLVEARMQAELLYALRAITRYMT; from the exons GAACTTGGAATAAGAATTCCTAGACCACTGGGACACGGACCAAGCAGATTCATCCCCGAGAAAGAG ACGATTCAAGTGGGAAACGAAGACACCATGATGCACACACTGTTTGCAGATACTTTTGCTACCCTGGGCCGATTGGACAATGTTACCTTGGTGATGGTTTTCCACCCACAATATCTTGAAAGCTTTCTAAAAACTCAGCACTATCTACTGCAAATGGACGGTCCACTCCCACTTCATTATCGACACTACATCGGGATAATG GCTGCAGCACGACATCAGTGCTCTTACCTTGTTAACCTCCATGTGAATGACTTCCTTCATGTCGGTGGAGACCCTAAATGGTTGAATGGTCTGGAAAATGCACCTCAAAAACTGCAGAATTTAGGAGAACTGAACAAAATGTTGGCTCACCGACCCTGGCTTATCACCAAGGAACATATCGAA caacttttgAAGACTGAAGAGAATAGCTGGTCCCTGGCAGAGCTGATCCACGCGGTCGTTCTCCTTACACACTACCACTCCCTTGCTTCTTTCACGTTTGGTTGTGGAATCAGCCCGGAGATCGACTGTGAAGGTGGTCACACCTTCAGGCCCCCTTCTGTCAGCAACTATTGCATATGCGATATTACAAATGGTTACCACGGGGTGGATGAAATTCACGCCAGCCCAACTGGAAGTATTCCA TCTACAGAGTCTGTCTGTGAAGTTGAAGCTCTTATGGAGAAAATGAAGCAGCTGCAGGAGTGTAGAGATGAAGAGGAAGCCAGCCAAGAAGAGATGGCTACACGttttgaaagagagaagagagaaagcatgTTCGTGTGTTCTTCAG AAGATGAAGAATCAGCACCATCAAGAGATGTGTCTCGTCACTTTGAGGATACCAGCTATGGTTACAAAGACTTCTCCAGACATGGAATGCATGTGCCCACCTTTCGTGTTCAG GATTATTCCTGGGAAGACCATGGCTATTCCTTGGTTAATCGTCTTTACCCAGATGTGGGACAACTACTTGATGAGAAGTTTCATATTGCCTATAATCTGACTTACAACACAATGGCCACGCACAAAGATGTGGATACCTCAATGCTAAGACGAGCTATTTGGAACTATATTCATTGTATGTTTGGAATAAG ATACGATGATTATGACTATGGTGAAATTAATCAGTTGTTGGACCGCAGCTTTAAAGTTTATATCAAGACTGTGGTTTGCACTCCTGAAAAGACCACAAAAAGAATGTATGATAGCTTCTGGAGGCAGTTTGAACACTCTGAGAAG GGGCAAACGACCTTATCACCTCTTCCTTTGCTAACAACCCCCTCTGCTCCACAG gtCCATGTAAATTTGCTTCTGGTAGAAGCTCGGATGCAAGCCGAACTACTTTATGCTCTGAGAGCTATTACTCGCTATATGACCTGA